From Epinephelus fuscoguttatus linkage group LG17, E.fuscoguttatus.final_Chr_v1:
tcaagacaatccacagaccttgttgtgagcagtttcatgtgggaactattttctttctactgatctacacccgccaaccatatcaccgaGGAGAAGGAAGCGTACATCTACCCATGCATGAGTGGCCTTGCAACCACAAGGTTTCTACAAAGTAGTCATCCTTAATCTGACAGACGCTTGTTGGGGTGCAGTTTGATGCAGTCTTCTAGTTAGCATCTGAAATGTAAAACTTAAAAgtcaaatgattaaaatataaCTAATGCACTTCATGTCATGTTTTGGGCCGCATAAAATGTTTCTGCGGGCAGCCATTGGCCTGTAGGCCGCACTTTGAGTAACAGTCCTTTTAattaaaggatctgaatacccACCTCACCCACCCCTGGTAAAGACAGTGCTAAGCAGAGTGTGTGGACATAAGATCATTTGGTTATCTCCCACTGTGCAAGGTCATCTAAATTTGTGGGGGTGTTTTCATAATGTGCAGAAAAACAGCTGAGGTGAGTAACTGTCAATAGTCCCTTGATTACTAAGAGattgtctatctatctatctacatgtctatctgtctatctgcaTTTTGCTTTAAGACTTTTAATAGCTACTGGCAGTATATAGTAAAAAAGGTATACTGTGAGTACATATCAAGTGGCATACGTCTTTGGTGGTCTTTGTATCAGTGCACTCACTAATTAAGCTTAGCACCCCCTGATCCAATGCCCTGTTTACCTCCAGTTACATGCTCCGCAATCTGTGATGAAACATGAGTCCGTAGGGGTGACCGATGTCAGGGAAAGATGATCAGGACGATAGCCTGGGATGACTCGAATACTTTCCACCGTCATGTTAGGGTTTGCTCTCCCCACTTCAGAGCTGTGGCTGCGAGCGTGAGGAGCAGAGGGAAAACTAGTTAGAGAAAACAAAGATTTGCGCAGAGAGGAGATGAATATGTTGTAGCGAATCTGACAGCTGTAAAGAAAGATCACTTAGCAGGTTTGGTTGTGCCTAATTTGACACATTAATACTCATAATCATGTCTGACAAACAGAGCAGCCAAAGGAAGCCATCCACCAACAGGAACATCAAGAAGCTGCGCACTGTTAGCATGGTGAGCAGCCTTATGAGCAGCTGGCAGAAGTGGGTGACGGACAATGAGAAGAAGCAGGCCAGTGAACCCAGCGGCTGGTGTCCGTATTCACTGGGAGGACCAGAAGAGATACCTAGAAAGACATGGGTCCCAAAGAAGCATCCTCTCACTCAGATCCAGCCAACAGAAGCTCctcaaaatcatgaaatcagCTCTGGGGAGGCTCAAAAGACAACTCCTCACAAGGAGACCAAAGACACAATCAAGACTGAGGAGGTCAAGACTTCAGCTGAGCCACCATCTGGCATCAAGGTAAAGCAAGTGGTGAAGACAGTTACCAGCGGGGTAACAGAGAAAGGTGCAGGCATCGCGCTCCTGACAGAGAAGATCAAGAGGGAGTCTCTGCCATCAGATGAGGAGATTGACAGGCTTCTGAAGAAGAAAAGCTCGCCGACACGCCGCAGAAAATGCTCCAACATGGTGTCATCTCTGACCAAAAGCTGGAAGCAAGTGGAGAAAGAGCACAAAGTTGGGAAAGAGGGAGGTGGACCAGAAAAGGGACGTACGTGTGGGAGTGATAAAGGTGACAGTGAACATCCTgaggcagagaaggagaggctGGACTTGGAAGATGCTCAAACACACACGACAAGCTTTTTGAAAGAAGCAGAGCAAGAAGACTCTGAAGAAGAGTCTTACTCAGCAATACGGATTAAAAGACCGTCAATCTCTGCGTGAGTACGATCAGTGTGCTTCATATTATTTTTCCAGTAGGGAGAGGATGTTGTTTTGAATGaaatttgttttgaaatgctaaGAAAATAGGGGCACAGCACTGACACTCAATTCTTGAAGGTCAGATGAAAAAGGATCTTTACTTTCTCAAAGGACTACTTCACCCCGCAAAGCATAAGTGGTATGTCAGTTACTCACTCCATGTTATGGtgattcatgaagaaaactttgattTTCTTACATGAGGTGAACAAAGACtttaaaaactgagaaaattatTGATGAATTgtagtcataggggtccacagCAAGACTATATCATAACACCAgtttgcaaactctcacacaacttgtgcagtgtaaGTCTCATTTTTCCACTGGTTTGCTAAGTACTTCCAAAACAGACATTCCTTTCTGACATAGAACTGCACAGAGAGTTCGGCTTACCTATgctctcttcacagccagactccattaacaaaaacaataattttatctTGCTGAAAATGGgaactgctggtctaccactacCTCGATTGGTTTGTTTACATTATTGCATGACTTtgctgaatctgaactaaccctttaaactTTAGAggcacacaataacaaacaaactaactgatggaggctgtggtagaccaacagctcccatgttcagcgaggtaaaattgctgtttttgtcaatggagtctggctttgaagaggtttcacttttagttcagttccctaTTGGAAAGAGCTGTccgtttggaaagtactgagcatacaattGGATAATAAATTCAACGTAACATGGGTTGAGTGCCTGATATGCAAATGGTAGTTTgggaggtgaagtattccttcagGAAACTGTTAGCTGTGGAGAGAAAGGTAACTTGATTCGACAGAGTGGGCAGAAATTCGTATCTACATGCCCTTGTGCACCATGAGGTCAAGATGATAAGTCTTCAAGGAAGTAGCAGTTTCCAAAAAGATCAAGCACCTATTTCGTTAGAACTTAAATCAACATAGTCAAAGATTTCAAAGGTTATCTTACAGTATTTGGGTTTCAACCGTGGCATGTTTGGAGAGGCGGGCGTCAAGGTCTCATGGGCAAACAGGGAGGTTTCCTTCTTGTGAGAATGAACTTTGCTTTTGTGATTCTTGCAGTTTAAGGCATAAAAACGTCTAGCCATGATCTCATCTTTTGCTCACTTTTCAATTCTCCTTGCATCTCATGAACAAGACGTTCAGAAACCTGTGAATTAGGTCTGCATTGACCCTTAAgaccaaataaaaaaacaacaccttcTTACTATTGAATATTTGCAGCTCCTATTGCAGATTCA
This genomic window contains:
- the abrab gene encoding actin binding Rho activating protein b codes for the protein MSDKQSSQRKPSTNRNIKKLRTVSMVSSLMSSWQKWVTDNEKKQASEPSGWCPYSLGGPEEIPRKTWVPKKHPLTQIQPTEAPQNHEISSGEAQKTTPHKETKDTIKTEEVKTSAEPPSGIKVKQVVKTVTSGVTEKGAGIALLTEKIKRESLPSDEEIDRLLKKKSSPTRRRKCSNMVSSLTKSWKQVEKEHKVGKEGGGPEKGRTCGSDKGDSEHPEAEKERLDLEDAQTHTTSFLKEAEQEDSEEESYSAIRIKRPSISAYKKEAEDANKINALSKKYSAVGNLKNRWQDWASEHTVNQKLNPFSEYFDYDYSMSLRIQKGEDGYGRPKEGSKTAERAKRAEQHIHREIADMCYVIRTMADPDPDGKTRITFGRLFDRYVRISDKVVGILMRARKHGKVAFEGEMLWQGQDDGVIITLLV